In the genome of Bacteroides mediterraneensis, the window ACTGTATATTCTTGTCTGCCAGGGAAATCTTTTCCACTTCATGACCTGCCTGGAGGGCTCCCTCCACAAAGCGGTCGGCCAGCATGTCGCTGTTGGAACCCGTGCGCAGGCTGGTGGAAATCACAATCACTCTCTTCATCTTGTCTTGTTTTTATCGGTTTTTGTAAATCGGGTTCAAAGGTATAGCTTTCTGCGCAGCTTTATGCAGGGAGGGGCTGAAAAAATATGCGTCAGAAGTGTGTGGGCATGAGTATTCATCCTTTTTCCTGCTTCCGTTCTGCTTGCTTCCGGAAAATCTGTGCCGCGATGCTGCCCGAGAAGTTGTGCCACACCGAGAACATGGCTCCGGGAACGGCTGCAAGGGGGAACAGGGCGAAATGAGTCGTAGCCAGCGAAGTGGCCAGTCCGGAGTTCTGCATGCCTACCTCGATGGCGATGGCCGACCGTTTGGACGGTTCGCTCCCGGTGAGTGCCGCCAGTCCGTAGCCCAAGGCCAACCCGAGGACGTTGTGCAGAATCACCGCCACGGCTACAATCAGGCTGCACGCGAGGATGCTGGCCGCGTTGTGTGCCACGATGATGCCGATGATGAAGGCGATGGCCAGCGTGGAAATCATGGGCAGTAACGGAACGATTCGCCGGGTGGTCCGGTTAAAGTAATGGTTGGCGGCAAATCCCAGTACGATGGGAAGAATCACCACCTGCACGATACTCAAAAACATGCCGGCGATGTCTACGTTGACCGATTCCCCGGCCAGCAGCCACACGAGGGTCGGCGTGAGCAGGGGGGCCAGCAGGGTGGAGACCCCGGTCATGGCTACACTCAGGGCCACGTCGCCTTTGGCCAGGTAGCAGATAACGTTGCTGGCCGTACCTCCCGGGCAGCATCCTACGAGGACCACGCCCAGAGCCAGCTCTTCCGGCAAAGCCAGCAGTCGGCAGAGCAGCCACGCCAGGGAAGGCATGATAAGGAACTGGGCCAGTTCGCCCACGAGAATATCTTTAGGGCGTTGCAACACAGGCTTGAAGTCGGACGGGCGGAGAGTCAGTCCCATGCCGAACATCACCACGCCCAGCATCGGCGTGATGGCCGAAGTGCTTATCCAGTTGAACGAGGCGGGGAGGAAGAGTGCCACGGCGGTCACTAATACCACGATGAGGGTGATGTGCGCCGCAATCCAGGCGGAGAGTTGGATGAGGTTATTTTTCATTGCTTTGTTTTTCTAGATATCCTAATTCAATGGCTGCGTTATAGAAATCGTTGCAGCGTTCGGCACCATTGCAGGTAGAGTTCCAATAACAAGGGTCATTTTTCGTTTTGATATAGTTATTCGTGTTTGTCTTTTCAAGAATTGCCTCTATCATGTGGCATTGCTTTGCGGTAAATCCTTTCTCTGAGTAAAAGCCCCAATAGGGTTGATAGTCCTCCATTCCTTTGCCTGACCAGCACCCAATCAAAACACCTCGTACGTTCAGAGTGAAATTATCCTGTTTTTCATGCTTTAATCCATAACACTTCCATTCAGGCAGTAATTCGTGATACCAGTCGTCAATCACATCGCCTGAGATAGATTCAAGAAGTAGTCCGACTTCATCTTCTAACTTCCTGATTTCATTTAGTTTGTCATTGATGAGATTCCAATTGTCCAAATTGGACTTTTCTGTGTCGAATAATTTTTCTCTTAAATATTTTTCCATTTCACGTTTTAATTTTTGATTTTCTCTTGTGCCATATTGTAGATGAAGAAAATCTGCAAACTGAATAATAAATGACTTGAGTATAATTTCCTTAGGAGGCACCAATTTTAGACAGTCTTTAAGCAACCATTCTGAAAGTTCCTGCTGCAACACAAGGGTGTGGGGTTCATAGTCTTTCTTAAAGGTCTTGATACAGGACTTACAAAATTCAGCATCCCATTGTTTTTCCCACTCGTCAGAACGATAGTCACACCAACATAAATCATGGGCAATCACACATCGCTGTTCGCTTTTAGGCTTCTTATAATCACTGGGAAGTCGCCATACGGATTGGGGGATGTTTTGAATATAGTCATCCTCATGGGAAGTGGGCATCAATACAATGAATAGATTGTTTTTCCCATAAGATTTGTTCATCAAATGATGAAGCTTATAAATATACCGGGCTATTTGATTGGGTTGATAGTTTGCCCCTTTTACCTTGTTTTCAAAGATGAGGGCATATTTGTTGTCTTTCACGCAAACATCAATCCTGTCTTTTTCAACGGTAATGATGGGATGGTCTATCCACTGGATATTGAATCCTACAGGAACAAGAAAATGCTCCATGAATGAATGGAGTAGTGGATATGTTCCCGCATCTTTAAATTTTAGGATTTCTGCCATTGCCCAACTGGTGGTTGGCTCATCTGAATTGTATCTTTCAAAGACATTCGTTGCATACGGGGCTTTGTGCTCTGAGTGGTTCCGAATGTAGGCGAGTCCGTCGGAAATTGAAAGCAGGGACATATATTCCCTTAGGTGTTCTTTTTCCAACCGATTTGAAAGTTGTAAAAGTTCATCAATATTCTGAGGAGATAATATATGTTTGTCGTTCATGGCTGTGTGATAATGCGGCACAAAGGTACGAAAACCCCAGCGAATCGCAAGTAAAAACAGTGGCTTCAATAATCGAAGTAAAATTATCCGTAATTGAGACGCTTCAAAATCCTTCAAAACTGCTTATCTTTGTAGAAAAACAAATAGAGAGGTATGAAAGTTTTGTTGATTAACGGAAGTCCCCACAGAGAGGGGAACACATTTATCGCCTTGTCGGAAGTGGCAAAGGCGTTGGAAGCGAATGGTGTAGAAGCAGAAATCGTATCCATTGGAACGAAAGCGGTGCAGGGTTGCATTGCCTGTGGCCGCTGTAGGGAACTGGGACGGTGCGTGTTCAAGGATGAGTTGTACCAGAAAATCCGGGAGAAACTGGAGACGGCGGACGGTATTGTCGTCGGGTCGCCGGTGTATTACGCAGGGCCCAACGGCTCGCTCTGTGCCTTGCTCGACCGTCTGTTCTATTCTGCCGGCGATTTGCTGGCCTACAAGCCTGCCGCATCGGTGGCTGTATGCCGTCGCGGGGGAGCCAGTGCGACGTTCGACCGTCTGAACAAGTATTTCACCATCAACAACATGCCGGTGGTATCGTCACAATACTGGAACAGCGTGCATGGCAGGTTGCCCGGCGAAGCGAGTCAGGACATTGAGGGATTGCAGACCATGCGCACGCTGGGACGCAACATGGCGTGGTTGCTGAAGAACCTGAAGCAGGGAGGGGAGCCTGTCCCGCCCAGTGAGCCGTGGACGCCGACCCATTTCATCCGATAGAGACCGCGACCGAAGGATGTGACGGATGGGGTTCTTGGGAACTCCGAGAAAGGCAGGACTACACCTGCATATTGATGAATCATTTAACAAGAAGAATCTGATGAAAAAAATTAGTTTCTACACAAGGAAAGACTTCCGCTTATGGTGTCTGGTGACCCTCTCACTGTGTGTGCTGCTTTCGGGATGCAGCAAGGCCGAAGCGGAGGGCTATATTCCTCAGGCACCCGACTATTCCGACCCGACTTTCTGGTACACTGAAGAGAACGACAAGACCGGCCAGAATGCCGACGTGTTCTATATCGTATCGACCTGGGAAAAGGACTGGGAGACAGAGGATGGGGTGACAGTCCACTATGCTGACGTCTACAACAAGCAACACCGTGACGACATGACGAAAGAGATTTCGGGAGTGGCTGCTTATATGGGGAAGGACAACAATTTCTACGCTCCTTTCTACCGTCATATCACGATTGAAGGTTGGGCCACCCGCGATGAGCATATCATCAACAGCCGTTTTGAAGTGGCCTTCGAGGATGTGCGCAACGCTTTTGAGACCTTTCTGAAGAACCGTCCGAAAGACCGCCCGTTTGTACTGGCCGGATTCAGTCAGGGCGGAAAGGCCGTGGTGGAGCTGCTGAAAATCATGCCCGAGGAAGCATACCGCCGGCTGGTGGCAGCCTACGTGTTGGGATATAAAGTGACGCCTGCCGACACACTGGCTTCTGCGCATCTCAAGGCTGCCCAAGGTCCCGACGACATCGGTGTGACCATCTGTTACAACTCGGTCAGCGATGTGAAGTACATCCAGCCTGTCATCGCTTCGCCGTGTGCCTTCTGCATCAATCCTGTCAACTGGCGTACGGATGAAGTGCCGGCTGTCTTGCACGATACGATTACGGTAAGCGTGGCACAAAAAGAAAAGGTGCTCGTGGTGAAAGGTTACAGCGGCAGTGAGTATGCGCCCATCATGGGCTTCCTCAATGTGGGCGACTTCCATAGCTGTGAGCCGTGGTTGTACAAGGAATGTCTGGAGAAGAATATCAAGAACCGCATCGAGGTGTTCAAGAAAACACGGTTGTGAGACAGGTGATACGGTGCGCCAGAGAACGTGCTGGTTTATAATGTAGGCGTCAGCACGCCCGATGAACCGGGAAAAATAGACTGCGAAGAACTGGTGCACCGTTATCAGGTGGATGTGGCGAGTGCTGATTGTCTTATGATACTGATATTTAAACTCCCTGCATCCTGTATTCATTCGGAGTGATTCCTACTATACGTTTGAACATGCGGCTCATGTGTTGCGGATATTGGAATCCGAGACTATATGCTATCTCGCTCATCGGTTTAGAGGTAGAAAGCAATAACTCCTTTGCATGGCCTATCAGTTTGTCCTGAATATATTCCGTGACAGTCTTTCCGGTCTGTTTGCTGATCATGTCACCGAAATAGTTGGGTGAGAGAAAAACCTTTTCTGCAAAGTATTTCACACTTGGCAGGCCGTTCACTTGTGGAGCTTTGCTGTCGAAATATTCATCGAGCAGACGTTCAAACCGGATAACGACATCCTTATTGGAGACCTCACGGGTGGTAAATTGACGTTCGTAGAAACGCATACAATAATCAAGCAATAATCCGATGTTGGCTGTTATCAACCTTCGGCTGTGCTTGTCAATATTATGTTCCAGTTCATCCTCAATCTTACGGAAACAATCCATGATGGTCTCGCGTTCGCTTTCAGACAAATGGAGAGCCTCACGGGTCTCGTATGAAAAGAAAGAATATTTCTTGATTTCTTGTCCCAATGTCGTTCCACGAATAAAATCAGGATGGAACAATACACCGTGTGCCGTTGGTTTTGTTCCTTTCAACATTTCCGTTTCAGCAACCTGCCCCGGAGCGAAACAGACAATGGTTCCTTCCTTGTAATCGTAGGGCTGACGGCCATAGGTAATATCTCCGCATTTTGTATCTTTCAGAAACAGGGCATACACTCCATAATTGATTTTGAAATGTTCCGGCCATACGGTTGCTTTTGACAAATCAATGACTGCAACCATAGGATGCAATGTTTCCAGCCCGAACAACTTGTTGTACTTGTCGACGCTATCCAGTTTAATTAATTCTTCCATATCGCAAGGTATTATCGTTGTTGCAAATATAATGTTTCTGTTTTTAATATGTATTCTCTCCATTACAGTATCGATGATTAGGGTATAAATATCGGGAAATTGTATACAATCCTCCCGGGTGAATCAGGCTAACTTTGCATAAACCATTAGAATTCAGCTTTATGACGCCGGAATGTTCGGTTGTTCACCAGATTATTTCAATGACCTGCCGAAACATGAAACCGGGAAAAATGCGGAAGACTATATCAATCTCAAGCGAATCGCCAGGGCTGAAAACCTGTTGAAGCAAGGAATCATGCGAGTCGGGGAGGTCGCTGCGGAGTTGGGATTCTCTACCGATGCGGCATTTCTTGTCTTGTTCAAGAAACTCAGGGGCGAAATGCCTGAAAGTTTCGAGAGACCGCAGCTCGATATTAATCAACCCTAAAATATATAGTTATATGAACATTATCAGAAATACAGAGTTCGGGGGTGAACGCCCTTTGTTTGAATCACATGACCTTCGTCTGGAAAACGTAATTATCCGCGCCGGGGAATCGGCCATCAAGGAGTGCAGTAACATTGAAGCTTTTGAATGTAGGTTTGAAGGCAACTATCCATTCTGGCACGTCCATGGTTTCAAAATCGAGCGTTGCTATTTCGATGTGGGAGGACGGTCGGCGTTATGGTATTCCGACCATCTGGAAATGAAGGATACTGTGATTGATGCCCCCAAAATGTTCCGCGAGATGAGTGAGATTGACATTGAAAACGTCACGATGAACGATGCCGATGAGGTGTTCTGGCGTTGCAACGGTATCCGTGTCAGGAACCTTAAATTGCATGGAGGAACCTATCCTTTCATGTTCAGCAATGATATTTATGTGGACGGACTGGAAAGCGACAGCAAGTATGTTTTCCAGTATGTGAAGAATGTGGAAATTCACAATGCCAAAATTACCACCAAGGATGCCTTCTGGGAGGTAGAGAATGTGACCATCTACGATTCAGAGCTTCACGGAGAATACCTTGGCTGGCACTCCAGAAACCTCCGTCTGGTGAACTGTCACATCACAGGCGAACAGCCGCTTTGCTATGCACACGACCTTGTACTGGAAAACTGTACGTTTGGGCCGGACTGTGACCGGGCTTTTGAGTATAGCACGTTGAATGCCGATATCCGCGGTGCCATAACCAACATCAAGAACCCGACATCGGGACGTATCGTAGCCGACGAGTACGGCTCGATAACCATTGATGAGAATATCAAGGCTCCCGCCGACTGTGAAATCCGGCTGAGAGATGAACGCACTTGCTTTACCGACTAAAATGTAAGGACTATGAAATACGACTTTGATGAAATTATTCCTCGCCGGGGAACCAACTCTTATAAGTGGGACAGTCTGCCGGCAAGTAAGGATATACTTCCTCTTTGGGTAGCCGATATGGATTTCCGTACGGCCCCTGCAATTACCGAAGCGCTGGCCAGACGTGTAGCGCACGGCATATTCGGGTATGTGCGTGTGCCCGATGAATACTATACGGCGGTAATCTGCTGGTTTGAAAGGCGTCATCACTGGACCTTCCGTAAAGAATGGATGCTATACACTTCTGGAGTAGTGCCGGCTGTATCTGCTGTCATCAAGGCTCTGACAGAACCGGGTGACGGGGTGGTTGTGCAGACTCCCGTGTACAACTGTTTCTTCTCGTCCATCCGTAACAACGGGTGCCGCATTGTCGCCAATCCTTTGATATACGAGGACGGTACATATCATATCGACTTTGATGACCTGGAACGCAAGGTGAAAGATCCGGGCGTGAAACTGTTGCTTTTGTGTAACCCGCATAATCCGGCAGGACGTGTATGGACCCGTGAGGAGTTGCGCCGGATAGGAGAGGTTTGCCTGCGGAATAATGTGACCGTTCTATCGGACGAGATACATTGCGAGCTTGTTTTTCCCGGATATACCTATACGCCGTATGCATCTCTCGGCGAGGAGCATCTGTGGAATTCGGTCACCTGCGTGTCGCCCAGCAAATCCTTCAATATTGCAGGATTGCAGATAGCCAGTATCATCGCCCGCGATGAGGCCATCCGTCAGCGGATAGACCGCGCCATCAACATCAACGAGGTGTGCGATGTCAATCCTTTCGGAGTCGAGGCTACCATCGCCGCTTATAATGAAGGAGAGGACTGGCTTATGCAACTGTTGGACTATCTGAAGGGCAACTATGACTTTCTACGAGATTTCTTCCATACGTATCTGCCGGAGATACCGGTGACGAGGCTGGAAGGAACCTATCTGGTATGGACAGATTGCAGGATGTTCAATCTGCCATCCGATACATTGCAGACCCGGCTGTTGGAAGAAACCGGACTCTGGCTCAACAGCGGTACCATGTACGGAACCGAAGGAGAAGGATTCTTGCGCTGGAACATCGCCTGTCCGCGTGCGGTATTGCAGGATGCCCTGTCGCGCTTCAAGAGCTTTGTCGATGCCTTGAAAACGGAAGGTTAATAAGATAATATGGAATGTAGCTTGACTTGTGGTAAAACATTCAGGCTTATCAGAAATCAGAAATGAAAAAATGGC includes:
- a CDS encoding bile acid:sodium symporter family protein, with amino-acid sequence MKNNLIQLSAWIAAHITLIVVLVTAVALFLPASFNWISTSAITPMLGVVMFGMGLTLRPSDFKPVLQRPKDILVGELAQFLIMPSLAWLLCRLLALPEELALGVVLVGCCPGGTASNVICYLAKGDVALSVAMTGVSTLLAPLLTPTLVWLLAGESVNVDIAGMFLSIVQVVILPIVLGFAANHYFNRTTRRIVPLLPMISTLAIAFIIGIIVAHNAASILACSLIVAVAVILHNVLGLALGYGLAALTGSEPSKRSAIAIEVGMQNSGLATSLATTHFALFPLAAVPGAMFSVWHNFSGSIAAQIFRKQAERKQEKG
- a CDS encoding PD-(D/E)XK nuclease family protein; this translates as MKDFEASQLRIILLRLLKPLFLLAIRWGFRTFVPHYHTAMNDKHILSPQNIDELLQLSNRLEKEHLREYMSLLSISDGLAYIRNHSEHKAPYATNVFERYNSDEPTTSWAMAEILKFKDAGTYPLLHSFMEHFLVPVGFNIQWIDHPIITVEKDRIDVCVKDNKYALIFENKVKGANYQPNQIARYIYKLHHLMNKSYGKNNLFIVLMPTSHEDDYIQNIPQSVWRLPSDYKKPKSEQRCVIAHDLCWCDYRSDEWEKQWDAEFCKSCIKTFKKDYEPHTLVLQQELSEWLLKDCLKLVPPKEIILKSFIIQFADFLHLQYGTRENQKLKREMEKYLREKLFDTEKSNLDNWNLINDKLNEIRKLEDEVGLLLESISGDVIDDWYHELLPEWKCYGLKHEKQDNFTLNVRGVLIGCWSGKGMEDYQPYWGFYSEKGFTAKQCHMIEAILEKTNTNNYIKTKNDPCYWNSTCNGAERCNDFYNAAIELGYLEKQSNEK
- a CDS encoding flavodoxin family protein; the encoded protein is MKVLLINGSPHREGNTFIALSEVAKALEANGVEAEIVSIGTKAVQGCIACGRCRELGRCVFKDELYQKIREKLETADGIVVGSPVYYAGPNGSLCALLDRLFYSAGDLLAYKPAASVAVCRRGGASATFDRLNKYFTINNMPVVSSQYWNSVHGRLPGEASQDIEGLQTMRTLGRNMAWLLKNLKQGGEPVPPSEPWTPTHFIR
- a CDS encoding DUF3089 domain-containing protein translates to MKKISFYTRKDFRLWCLVTLSLCVLLSGCSKAEAEGYIPQAPDYSDPTFWYTEENDKTGQNADVFYIVSTWEKDWETEDGVTVHYADVYNKQHRDDMTKEISGVAAYMGKDNNFYAPFYRHITIEGWATRDEHIINSRFEVAFEDVRNAFETFLKNRPKDRPFVLAGFSQGGKAVVELLKIMPEEAYRRLVAAYVLGYKVTPADTLASAHLKAAQGPDDIGVTICYNSVSDVKYIQPVIASPCAFCINPVNWRTDEVPAVLHDTITVSVAQKEKVLVVKGYSGSEYAPIMGFLNVGDFHSCEPWLYKECLEKNIKNRIEVFKKTRL
- a CDS encoding AraC family transcriptional regulator, with translation MEELIKLDSVDKYNKLFGLETLHPMVAVIDLSKATVWPEHFKINYGVYALFLKDTKCGDITYGRQPYDYKEGTIVCFAPGQVAETEMLKGTKPTAHGVLFHPDFIRGTTLGQEIKKYSFFSYETREALHLSESERETIMDCFRKIEDELEHNIDKHSRRLITANIGLLLDYCMRFYERQFTTREVSNKDVVIRFERLLDEYFDSKAPQVNGLPSVKYFAEKVFLSPNYFGDMISKQTGKTVTEYIQDKLIGHAKELLLSTSKPMSEIAYSLGFQYPQHMSRMFKRIVGITPNEYRMQGV
- a CDS encoding AraC family transcriptional regulator, which encodes MFGCSPDYFNDLPKHETGKNAEDYINLKRIARAENLLKQGIMRVGEVAAELGFSTDAAFLVLFKKLRGEMPESFERPQLDINQP
- a CDS encoding DUF3737 family protein → MNIIRNTEFGGERPLFESHDLRLENVIIRAGESAIKECSNIEAFECRFEGNYPFWHVHGFKIERCYFDVGGRSALWYSDHLEMKDTVIDAPKMFREMSEIDIENVTMNDADEVFWRCNGIRVRNLKLHGGTYPFMFSNDIYVDGLESDSKYVFQYVKNVEIHNAKITTKDAFWEVENVTIYDSELHGEYLGWHSRNLRLVNCHITGEQPLCYAHDLVLENCTFGPDCDRAFEYSTLNADIRGAITNIKNPTSGRIVADEYGSITIDENIKAPADCEIRLRDERTCFTD
- a CDS encoding MalY/PatB family protein — translated: MKYDFDEIIPRRGTNSYKWDSLPASKDILPLWVADMDFRTAPAITEALARRVAHGIFGYVRVPDEYYTAVICWFERRHHWTFRKEWMLYTSGVVPAVSAVIKALTEPGDGVVVQTPVYNCFFSSIRNNGCRIVANPLIYEDGTYHIDFDDLERKVKDPGVKLLLLCNPHNPAGRVWTREELRRIGEVCLRNNVTVLSDEIHCELVFPGYTYTPYASLGEEHLWNSVTCVSPSKSFNIAGLQIASIIARDEAIRQRIDRAININEVCDVNPFGVEATIAAYNEGEDWLMQLLDYLKGNYDFLRDFFHTYLPEIPVTRLEGTYLVWTDCRMFNLPSDTLQTRLLEETGLWLNSGTMYGTEGEGFLRWNIACPRAVLQDALSRFKSFVDALKTEG